From one Macaca nemestrina isolate mMacNem1 chromosome 5, mMacNem.hap1, whole genome shotgun sequence genomic stretch:
- the LOC105482626 gene encoding chorion-specific transcription factor GCMb → MPAAAVQDTVGLCSYGMQLSWDINDPQMPQELALFDQFREWPDGYVRFIYSSDEKKAQRHLSGWAMRNTNNHNGHILKKSCLGVVVCAQACALPDGSRLQLRPAICDKARLKQQKKACPNCHSALELIPCRGHSGYPVTNFWRLDGNAIFFQAKGVHDHPRPESKSETEARRSAIKRQMASFYQPQKKRIRESEAEENQDSSGHFSNIPPLENPEDFDIATETSFPIPGQPCPSFPNSDSYKATCDLAIFQGDKMPPFQKYSSPRIYLPRPPCSYELANPGYTNTSPYPTLYKDSTSIPNDTDWVHLNTLQYNVNSYSSYERSFDFTNKEHGWKPALGKPSLVERTDHGPFQAMATRPYYNPELPCRYLTTPPPGAPALQTVITTTTKVSYQAYQPPAMKYSDSVRELKSLSSCNYAPEDTGMSVYPEAWGPPVTVTRATSPSGPLPMKIAGDCRAIRPAVAIPHEPVSSRTDEAETWDVCLSGLGCAISYSDRAGPFFTYNNEDF, encoded by the exons ATGCCGGCAGCCGCGGTGCAGGATACGGTCGGCTTGTGCTCATACGGGATGCAGCTCAGCTGGGACATCAACGATCCACAGATGCCTCAG GAGCTGGCCCTCTTCGACCAATTCCGAGAGTGGCCTGATGGCTATGTGCGCTTCATCTACAGCAGTGATGAGAAGAAGGCTCAGCGTCACCTGAGCGGCTGGGCCATGCGCAACACCAACAACCACAATGGCCACATCCTCAAGAAGTcgtgcctgggtgtggtggtgtgtgcacaGGCCTGCGCCCTGCCCGACGGTTCCCGCCTGCAGCTGCGGCCAGCCATCTGCGACAAGGCACGGCTGAAACAGCAGA AGAAGGCATGCCCTAACTGTCATTCTGCTTTGGAGTTGATTCCTTGTCGAGGGCACAGCGGATACCCTGTAACCAACTTTTGGCGGCTTGACGGCAACGCGATCTTTTTTCAG GCCAAGGGAGTTCATGATCACCCAAGACCGGAGAGCAAATCGGAGACAGAAGCTAGAAGAAGCGCCATCAAGAGACAAATGGCCTCTTTCTACCAACCCCAGAAAAAGAGAATTCGAGAATCCGAG GCAGAAGAAAATCAAGACAGCAGTGGTCATTTCAGCAACATACCTCCCTTGGAAAATCCAGAAGACTTTGATATAGCTACTGAAACCAGCTTCCCTATTCCGGGGCAGCCTTGCCCTTCCTTCCCAAACTCTGATTCTTACAAAGCTACCTGTGACCTAGCCATCTTTCAAGGAGACAAAATGCCACCCTTTCAGAAATACTCAAGCCCAAGAATCTATTTGCCTAGGCCACCTTGCAGCTATGAATTGGCAAACCCTGGTTATACAAATACGAGCCCATATCCCACCCTTTATAAGGATTCCACCAGTATCCCTAATGACACAGACTGGGTTCATCTGAACACACTACAATATAATGTCAATTCATACAGCAGCTATGAGAGAAGCTTTGATTTCACCAACAAAGAGCATGGCTGGAAACCAGCTCTTGGAAAGCCCAGCCTTGTGGAGAGGACTGACCATGGGCCGTTTCAGGCCATGGCCACTCGCCCTTATTATAACCCAGAGCTTCCCTGCAGGTACCTCACGACTCCGCCACCAGGTGCCCCTGCCCTACAAACTGTGATTACCACCACCACTAAAGTGTCCTACCAGGCCTACCAGCCCCCTGCTATGAAATACAGTGACAGTGTGCGAGAGTTGAAGAGCCTTTCGAGCTGTAACTACGCTCCTGAAGATACTGGGATGTCTGTCTATCCAGAAGCCTGGGGTCCTCCAGTGACAGTCACCAGGGCTACCTCTCCTTCAGGGCCACTTCCTATGAAAATTGCAGGAGATTGCCGGGCCATCAGACCTGCTGTGGCTATTCCCCACGAGCCAGTTTCCTCTAGGACAGATGAAGCAGAGACTTGGGATGTGTGTCTGTCTGGGCTGGGCTGTGCAATCAGTTACTCAGATAGAGCGGGTCCCTTCTTTACCTATAACAATGAGGATTTTTGA